A section of the Bacillus pumilus genome encodes:
- a CDS encoding amino acid permease has product MEKEHVQLKRTMTSRHIMMLALGGAIGAGLFKGSSSAIDIAGPAVILAYMIGGLILLFIMQGLAEMTVARPGARTFRDLIEPVLGKYPAYFLDWIYWKMWVLNIAAEAIVSAIFIQYWFPQVPIWTLVLIISLVVTLINVCSVKMFAETEYWLASIKIAVILLFIIIGLTMLFVSFGQHAAPGLSNLTDHGGFFPNGTGGLIAAMLVVVYSYGGTEMIGVTLAETKNPEKVIPKAIQSTFVRIIGFYVLPFFIIVSLIPWNQVNNEQVSPFVTVFATIGVPYASDIMNGIILLAILSSMNSGLYASSRVLFTQAMDGRVWKGFSKLSKQQVPVRAILVCTSTLYAAVLISLFVGSQTFNYLMGSLSYTVLFIWFIIAVGHLKSRSVAQPGGYRVKLYPFTTWFSVIAIMAIFVGVVLNTPIVQTLVTMCIYLIITLSFFINRKRFETAV; this is encoded by the coding sequence ATGGAAAAGGAACATGTGCAGTTAAAACGAACAATGACGTCAAGGCATATCATGATGCTCGCACTTGGCGGTGCCATCGGTGCTGGTCTGTTTAAAGGAAGCAGTTCTGCCATTGATATCGCGGGTCCTGCTGTCATTTTGGCATATATGATTGGTGGTCTTATTTTATTATTTATTATGCAAGGACTTGCCGAGATGACAGTTGCACGACCTGGCGCTAGAACATTCCGTGATTTAATTGAACCTGTGTTAGGCAAATACCCCGCCTATTTCTTAGATTGGATCTATTGGAAAATGTGGGTGTTAAACATTGCAGCAGAAGCGATCGTGTCTGCCATCTTTATTCAGTACTGGTTCCCACAAGTACCAATTTGGACACTTGTGTTAATCATTTCACTTGTTGTGACATTGATCAATGTTTGTTCAGTCAAAATGTTTGCTGAGACAGAGTACTGGTTAGCCTCTATTAAAATTGCTGTCATTCTTTTATTTATTATCATTGGGTTAACGATGCTGTTTGTCTCATTCGGACAGCATGCAGCACCTGGATTATCCAACTTAACCGACCACGGAGGATTTTTCCCGAATGGAACGGGCGGCTTAATTGCGGCAATGCTAGTTGTTGTGTATTCATATGGCGGAACTGAAATGATTGGGGTGACATTAGCAGAAACGAAAAACCCTGAAAAAGTCATCCCAAAAGCCATTCAAAGTACATTTGTACGAATCATCGGTTTTTATGTACTTCCGTTCTTCATCATCGTCAGCTTAATTCCTTGGAATCAAGTAAACAATGAACAAGTGAGCCCATTCGTTACGGTGTTTGCAACGATTGGTGTGCCATATGCAAGTGATATTATGAACGGGATTATTTTATTAGCAATCTTGTCTTCTATGAACTCTGGTCTGTACGCTTCTTCAAGAGTACTATTTACACAGGCAATGGATGGCCGTGTATGGAAAGGATTCTCTAAACTGTCAAAACAACAAGTGCCTGTTCGAGCGATTCTTGTATGTACATCTACCTTGTATGCAGCTGTATTGATTTCTCTTTTTGTAGGTAGTCAAACGTTTAATTACTTGATGGGCTCTTTAAGTTACACAGTTCTATTCATCTGGTTTATCATTGCCGTTGGTCATTTGAAATCTCGAAGCGTCGCACAGCCAGGCGGATATCGCGTGAAGCTGTATCCTTTCACAACGTGGTTTTCCGTCATTGCGATCATGGCCATTTTTGTCGGCGTTGTATTAAATACACCAATTGTCCAAACGCTGGTCACAATGTGCATTTATTTAATCATTACACTTTCTTTCTTTATTAATAGAAAACGGTTTGAAACAGCCGTATAA
- a CDS encoding NAD(P)H-dependent oxidoreductase, whose translation MRDKEQLKKEIIEAYEFRHATKEFDPTKKIPEDDFAFILETGRLSPSSVGFEPWKFLVVQNESFREKLKEYTWGAQKQLPTASHFVIILARTDARYDSPYAEYINKEIKGMTDETFEMVKGRYKQFQENDLHLMETDRTLFDWASKQTYIALGNMMTAAAQIGIDSCPIEGFSYDEIHRMLEEEGLLEDGQYDISVMAAFGYRVIEPKRGKTRRPMDEVAVWIR comes from the coding sequence ATGCGAGACAAAGAGCAATTAAAAAAAGAAATCATTGAGGCGTATGAATTCCGTCATGCGACAAAAGAGTTTGACCCAACGAAAAAGATTCCAGAAGATGATTTTGCGTTCATTTTAGAGACAGGAAGACTTTCCCCAAGCTCTGTCGGATTTGAGCCTTGGAAGTTCCTCGTCGTTCAAAATGAATCATTTAGAGAGAAATTAAAAGAATATACATGGGGTGCGCAAAAGCAGCTGCCAACTGCCAGCCATTTTGTGATCATTTTGGCAAGAACAGACGCCCGTTATGATTCACCATATGCAGAGTATATCAACAAGGAAATCAAGGGAATGACAGACGAAACGTTTGAGATGGTAAAAGGACGCTACAAACAATTCCAAGAGAATGATCTTCATTTGATGGAAACTGACCGTACGCTCTTCGATTGGGCTTCTAAACAAACGTATATTGCTCTCGGTAATATGATGACGGCCGCGGCACAAATTGGCATTGATTCTTGCCCTATTGAGGGATTCAGCTACGACGAAATTCATCGTATGCTTGAGGAGGAAGGATTACTCGAAGATGGTCAGTACGACATCTCTGTCATGGCTGCCTTTGGGTATCGCGTCATCGAGCCAAAGCGCGGCAAAACACGTCGTCCGATGGATGAAGTAGCCGTTTGGATTCGTTAA
- a CDS encoding winged helix-turn-helix transcriptional regulator, which translates to MSAPSNPVSIVNHGCPVSTTSSVIGGKWKGVILYHLTCGPKRYNELRRLLPRISQRVLTLQLRELEQDGVVHREVYEEVPPRVEYSLTSLGDTLKPIIFAMREWGESYGKEARPKEKSCHL; encoded by the coding sequence ATGAGTGCACCATCCAATCCAGTCAGTATTGTCAATCATGGCTGTCCCGTTTCAACCACCTCGAGTGTAATAGGAGGAAAATGGAAAGGAGTGATCCTTTATCATTTGACTTGCGGTCCAAAACGATACAATGAATTACGCCGACTTCTACCAAGAATTTCTCAGCGTGTTCTTACGCTGCAATTGCGTGAGCTAGAACAAGATGGCGTTGTTCACAGAGAAGTCTATGAGGAGGTCCCTCCTCGTGTTGAATATTCACTCACTTCTCTAGGAGATACGTTAAAACCTATCATCTTCGCTATGCGTGAATGGGGCGAATCCTATGGAAAAGAAGCGCGCCCAAAAGAAAAAAGCTGCCATCTCTAG